The Anabaena sp. PCC 7108 region TACTTCGCGCAAGAAAGACCTGAATTTTTGGGGGTTAAAAAAGGTAGAATCTCCTTTTAAGTGAGCTTGTATACCTAAAGCGTGTATCGGCGTACCTTTCGACTTTAAACCTTCCAGTAGTCTCAAAACAGCAAGTCTCTTAGCGTCATCATCCCTGGAATCGTAATCTAAACCATACTCGTTATATACCAACAAAGCTTGAGGATCAGCCTTTGCTGCCATCTGAAAAGCAATATTGATGTAATCTGGACCCATAAGTTGCAGCCAGCGTGTATTACGCAAACCGTCAGTGCGGCCATCATTGATATGAATTGCCTCGTTGACGACATCCCACGAATGTATTTGTCCAGCATAACGCCCAACCACTGTTTGGATGTGTTGCTGCAAAATTTGTACAACATTACCACTATTTACATCTTGCCAAAACCATTTTGGTAAAGATTGCTCCCAAACTAAAGTATGTCCTCGTAACAACATACCGTGAGCTTGTGCAAACTTAGCTAAACTATCAGCATAAGTAAATTTAAAACTAGAGGCATTAGGGCGTAAACTAGTCCATTTTAGATCCCATTCCGGTACTAATATGGCACATTCTTCCACAAAATTAGCTATAAACTGTTTGTCAGATGACAGAGAATTAATTCTAACTGCTGCTCCATAAAATAATCCTTTAGCTGCTGCGCGTTCTTTTAATGAAGTTGTACCAATTACTGTGAATTTTCTATTTGGATTGTCGAGTGCTTCGATTTTTTTGCTCAAACATTTGGCTCGACCTAATGCTAAAGTTCCTATACCGAATAAACTCCCTAGTCCTAATTTTAAAATGTGTCGGCGCTTAAACATATATTTTCTATTCATTGTCCATATTATTTATTTAATTAGGACTTACGCAAGTGTCACACTAAAAATCTGTTGTAGGGTGCTTTACTACTGCATAAATCCTGCAAATAAACAGATTGTTGATATCTGACGCACCCTACCAATGTGCCAGTTGCGTAAATCCTGTTAATATTCAAGTTAATTATTTGATGTGATTATTAAATACCTCGGCTACACGATCCGCCATCGATTGCCAAGAATATTTACTTTGAATTAAGGAATAAGCATTCTCTACTAAAGGCTGATAATTTTGTAAATTAGTGACAGCTTCTTTGACAGTGTTAGCAAATTCTTCAACAGCGTAACCCGTAACTAAAAGATGTTCCTGGTGGCGAAATTCCTCTAAACCCCTAAGTCCTTCCCATGTAGAAATAACTAATTTTTTTACAGCTAAATAATCTAGTGCTTTATTCCGCGCCCCACCAGCAACAGCAGTTTCAGGAAATGGCAATAAGCAAATATCAGTATGGACTAAATGAGCAATAAAATCACTACGACTTGGCAAAAAGCCAATAAATGTAATATTTTTAGGTAAAGATGAAATTAAGTCCTCTGCATTTCTGCCAATGACAACAAAGTGAATATCTTCAACTTGATATTGTAAATATTTAGCAATTTGTATAGTCATATCAACTGACATATCATTAGTAGGAAATTGATATGTTTTAGGAGCAATCACTACAGCAATTTTAGCCGGACGTAAATGTTCATAAGGATCAGGTGTAGAAATAAAAGGAGCTTGCAATAAATCTTCAGAAACTCCATTACCCACACTATAAATATTATGATTTAATCGAGTGGGATACCATTGAGGAATCATTTTCACAGTGGCAGCACTGGCAGCAATGATAGAACAATTAGCAAATAATAATACTCCTTGGGCAAGATAAGTTTTAATAAATTGTTTAAATTCCTGCAATTTATTAGTAGTAGTTGCCAACCGAGTCCAATATTCAAAAGCAGAAAGAGTATGAAAATCAAACACCAGTTGGCATTTTTTATATCTACTGAGGGTGACAGCAATTAAAGCTGCTATTCCTGGTAAAGTTTCTTGGGCATAGATAATATCAGGACTAAATTCTGTAATGTATTCTTGAATTTTGTGGACATAAGCTGATAAACTTCTTGAACCAACAGATGTAGATTTAGCATAATCAACACTGGCACAATTTAAACCCAATTGACATAAATCAAACTGTTTAGCTAGATATTGTCCAAGATAAAAAGGTCGAGTAAATGCACCGAATGGTTGGTCAGAATCGAGAGTAGAAACTATTAGTAATCGCATATTCAAGTAGTTTAATGTGAAAGATTATTGTGATCAATTTCCCTGAAATTCTTATTTCTCTGTGAACTCTGCGTCTCTGTGGTTAGTTATTCTTAATTAATTTTTAACTGCTTAGTCAAAAATTCTTGTAAGAAGAGTTTGAGAATAAACCAAGGTTCAACTAGATAGCGTTTCCAAAGTCTTTTTGGTTCACTCAACAAACGGTATAGCCATTCAAAACCCAAACGCCCCATCCAGCGAGGAGGAGTAGGTATTGCACCGGCCACATAATCTATACAAGCACCACTGGGAAGGATGACGTTCGCACAAATCTGTTCTAGATTATCGAGAATCCAGTTTTCTTGTCGAGGCATACCCATACCTACCATTAATATGTGCGGTTGGTAAGCTGTAATTTGTGACAAAATTTCCTGGTTTTCTGGACTCTCAGAATTAGAGTCAATGTAACCATGATTGGTTTTAATCTCTAAACCTGGAAATTTATCACGTAGGATATTAGCACCAGTTTCTGCTACTCCTGGTTTTGAGCCTAAGTAAAAAATCCGCCACTTTTGTTGATGAGCTTCTGTCATTAGCGTCCATACCCAGTCTGCATAGGTAACTCTATGTTCTCGTTGCAAAGGTAGTCCTAAACGCTGTCCTAGTAATACCAAGGCCATACCATCTATATGTGTGTAATCTGCTTTGGCATAAAAAGTCTGCATTTTTTTTTGGTGATGATATAGATACAGACTGTGTAAATTGTGGTTAGCAATTATCCATTTTTGATTTTGTTTTACAGCTGCCCCAATAAGCAAATTAAGTTCATTAATAGTCAATGCTTGGGCGTGAATACCTAAAAAATTATAGAAAGTTTTATCCATTAATTTTTCTCCGCGTAAATGTTGAAATAATCATTTCTATTAATGTCATATTAGTCATCGCTAAAGGTAGCAGAAGCTTGTAAGTTTTTGTAGCCAATAATGGCTCTAATGTAGGGTAAAAACCAGTAAAAATACCAGAATACTCCTGAATGTCTGCGGGTGAATATAGTCCAGGGACCAACTGGAAAGGCTTTGATTTGAGTTACTTTTTGCAGACGTTTATGGATGGGAAGTTTGCTATCTGCCCAACTATCACGAACTGAATTTTTGGAACAAGTACCGATGTATCCTGGGGCTGTCCAGACTGTGCAGCCAGATTTTTTCGCTCTGAGTCCGTAGTCAAGATCACCGAAAGTATGAACGAAAGCAGGATCTAAATTGCCGATTTTTTCAGTGACTAAATGAGAAATAAGTACGCAATTCCCATACATGGTGTCACACTGCTGGGGTTCTTCGCTGGGTGGCACAAACTCAAATTTGTTGGAGTACCAACGTTGGGATCGGACTGCACCACCATAGGTTGCTTTACCTGTGATGGGGTCTTGTGTAGAACCGACAATGATTGTATCTTGATAACCTTGTTGTGCTAGGTTTTGATAAATTTGCAGTAATTTGTTAATGGCATCGGGAGCAAGAACTGTATCATCGTTTAACCAGATGTAAAATTGGTAGTTGTGTTTGAGTGCTTCTGCAAATGCCAAGCGCATTCCTCCTCCCCAAAAAAGGCTGCCATTTCCTAGTAGTATATTGACTTCGGGATATGCAGATTGAACACTATTTGATGTGCCATCAGAACTACCATCATCAACTAAATAAACGTCTAGGGGAATATTTTGCTGATAGAGTGCGTGCAGACAAACCAGGGTTATTTCTCGTCTGTTGTAGCAAGTCATGATTACGGCAATATTTGCATTGTTCATTTACTTGATATCCTCTTTTACATTTGCTTATTTATTTGCTTATTTATTTTAGATATCTACATAGCTGGCTGATTGTTGCATAGCCGTCTATACCAAACAGCAGATGATAATGCTATGTAGACATAAAGAATCCAAAATATATTGCTTGGTGAGAGAATGGTAATAAGCTCTACTGTATTCAGAATGATTTTAATTAATAGCACCTGTAGCATCCAAAAACTTTCTAATGTCTTAGTAATTATGATGATTTTAATTAGTCTATTAAATAGATTAATAAGATTAATGATAAACAGCCCTAATCCTACAAATCCTAATTGCGTGAATAGGTCTACAAAACCATTGTGAGAGTGAAAGCGACTTACTTCGTTACCAACTGACAGAGAAGCCCATGAATTTTTCACTATATAATAAGCCTCATCGGAATACCAAAATGCAGCATAACCATATCCAAACCATCGTCGTTCTAAGGCTTTTTCTATAACTAATGTCCATACGGGAATTCGCCCATTTAATTCCATATCTTTACCTAGCAAGTCTACCAGTATAAACTCAAGGTTCAAGGAAATTATAGTTACAATACTGCTAAAAATTGTAGCAAAAATAAGTAGAGAAATTAGCCGTATGCCAGCAGATTGTTTCAATATTGTGAAAATAGGTAATACTAATAGAGAAAAAATAAATAATATTAAAGCTGTTTTACTCTGACTTTGTAAAATAAGTATTAAGCTAGAAACAAGTCCTAGGAATGCCAGCCATGTATTATATTTTTTGTCTAAAATCTTCATCAGAAAAACCAGTGATCCTATAGCCATGAACCTAGCTAGATATTGCTTGAAGGCATAAATTCCTTTCCAAGTTAGCTTACCGTTAACAACTCCAGTACCAAAAGAAGGTATGGCTATGCTGGCAGCAAAACTCGTAATTATTGATATACTTATGGTGGACGACAACAAACTGATGAGTTCTCTAGGTGAGTAACGACTAGCTAAATAAGCAGCAAAAAATGTGGTACGCAATAAGGATCTACTTTGGATTGAGGTGACATCGATTGCTTCAGACCATAAATTTGATAAGACAGCAATCATAACTAGAAGCAGCAAGGATATATCTCTAGTCAAAACATAAACAATACGTTTAAATTGGCTAATCACCAAAATCGTGACAATTAAATAACTAACAGCATTTATACTTTTGTCTACAACACTCGGTATGTTTAAAGTCTCAGCAAACAAAAGCAATAAAACAACGCTAACTGTTTCAAAATATCTGAATAACTGCTGTAGAAACTTATTAGTCAACTGATTAAGACTCCTAATTTATTAACTACTCAAGGCTTAAATGCGACGCTGCTTGCTGGAGGACAAAATATTACAAAAAAGCGATGCGTAGCGACCAGCTTGAATTTCTAGAGCATATTCTCTTTCTACTTTTTCAAGACCTTGATAGGATAACTTGTGACGACGTTCTTCATCTTCTAATAGCCAGACAATCCCTTGAGCTAAGTCTTGTGTATCATAAGCCGGAACTAAATAACCATTTTGTTGATGTCCAATCATGTCAGGTATACCGCCGATGTTAAAAGCAACGCAAGGTGTGCCACAAGCCATCGATTCCATAATGGTATTAGGCAAGTTATCTTCAGTAGAAGGTAAAACAAAGACATCCGCTGCCGAATAGACCATAGCTAGAGAAATATCATCATGTAATGTACCTAAATAATGAGTTTTGAAGCAGAGATCGAGAGATTTTTCGGCTTGAGAAGCACCAATAATCACTAACTCTAAATTATCTGGCGATTTTCTTAAGCTTAAACTTTGTAGGGCTTCTTGCAATAAATGGAACCCTTTTCTTTTATCACTTGTGACATTGAGAGAACCAAAAAGAATTAGTTGTTTATTTAAGGGTAATTGTAAAACTTCTCTAGCCAAATTTTGATTAATTGGTTTGTAGATTTTAGTATCAATTCCGTTGGGAATAACTTCAATTGGTAGATTTCTAAATAGGGAACTAGAATTTGCACATTTGCTCATCCATGAACTGGGTGCGACTATAGTTAGATCAAGATTTTTCCAGGCTTTAGTTTTGCGCTGCCATATCCAGCTAGATAGGTCGGAATTTTTGCTACTGTCTAGTTGTGGACAAGTACCACAGGATTCTGTGTAGCGATCGCATTCTTGACTGTAATGACAGCCACCTGTAAATGCCCACATATCATGCAGAGTCCAGACTAAAGGTTGCTTTAGTTTGCCAATTGTTTCTATGCATATATATCCAGCATTAATCCAATGTAAATTAATAATATTAGGAGCAATTTCCGCAACTTTACGAGTTACTGTATCTGGTAGCCATTGAGGAGAGAATGTTGTTTGTTTACGGTGAGGATAGCTTTTTAAAGGCATCGCATCAAGGCTAATTCTTGTTCCAGCTAAACTACGAATAAAATTGGTGTTGGGTGCTGCTACTGCTGGATCGCTACTCAATTTTTTTTGCACTAACATTTGAGATTTTATGCCGATGGTCTGTAAGCCTTGATGTAATCGGAAGGTAGCGCGGGCTGCACCACCTTCAATATCAGAAAAGCTTAAAATTAAAGGTTGAATGTTCATACAGTGATAGTGATCTAGTTATTAAGATTTATGCTTTAAATATCTTTTTCAGTTTATTTTTAATCCGTTTTGGCAAACTATAAGGATTGTAAACATATTTTTGTGTGAAAGCATCTGCGAGAGTGTCACGAATTATAAATGGTGGATGTTGAATCGGAAAATTTATAGCTTGAGTAGGAACATTAGCTCTAGGATCTTCCCTATTTAATGTGTTAGTCCCACTTTCATTAAAACCAATATTAGAGACAATATTGACATTAGGTATAATATTCATCAGGCTTTGCATCCACAGTGAAAATGTAAATTGATAAGCCCAACTAGTGTTTAATTTATCATAAGTAGAGTTAAAAATGTTAGTCCAAACATTAACTGCATAATCATCCTGCAATATATCGTAAAGCCAATTATTGTCTCTAACTAGAGGCCATTTTTTCATATCTACATCGTAATTTAGCCACACTCTTTTCCAAGTTGCCCATCCCCAACAGCGATTATATAGAGAAAAATAATAACTATCCTGAGTACGTCTATAACCTACTGGAGTATTATCTCCACAGATAGAAGCAATTCTAGTATCGTGTCTATAGAACTCTAGCATTTCCTGACAAAAGCGAAAAAATGTTGGGTGTGGCAAACAATCATCTTCTAAAATAATTGCTTCTTCCACTTGTTCAAATGCCCAATTTAAACCAGTGGAAATTCGATTTCTACATCCTAAATTGTGATTAGAGTAATTTTTTAAAACTTCACATTTCCAGTCTACTTGATCGATAATTGCCCGCGTATCAGTGCATTTCTCAAATTCCCCTGGTCTGTCTGGACGGAACCCGTCAGAAATCACTAATAGTTTTGGTGGCTGGGCTTGACGAATTGCTGCAAATACTTTTTTTGTAGTATCTGGGCGATTAAAGATAATCAAAATTACGGGGGTTTGAAATTTAAAATCTGACATATTTTTTCTCTAGCTAATTAATATGATGACTATCAAATAGTATAATTAGATATCTCTATTTGAGAATAGAAATATATTTTTAATAATTATAAATTCAATTTTGTTTTCATGACTTTTAACAAAGGTAACAACAGTAGTGATTTAGTTTGATAGATGAAAATTTTTCTGGTTGGTGAAAATAAAAAATTACTGGCATAAGATGCGAAAAATTGAGCAATTACTGTAGCTATCGCTGCTCCTAAACCATGATAAGTTTTAATGAAAAAATAATTTAAAACAACATTAATTATCGCGCCGATTGTAGTTGAGGCTAAAGCAAATTTCATAAAGCCTTCTGTGGTTGTCCACAAGCTTCTGACTAAACCTGATGAAACAAATACACCAGTCCATATATGAGTTGTTAATATTAATCCTGCTTCTTCATAACCTTTACCGTATAACAAATTGACTATGTCTTTAGATACAAAACAGACTGGTATAGCCACTGTATAGGATAATAATGACATTAATCCCAGTAGTTTTTCTAGACGCTGATAATAAAGATTTTCACTATTATTTTTTGCTTCTAAAATAGCCGGAAATGCTGAGTTAGCAATAGAAATAGGGATGAAATACCATAGTTCTGATATTTTTACAGCTGCGGAATAAATTCCCACGGCTTGGTCACCAATCATCTGACCTAACATAATCTGATCTATTCGCATATAGATCATAATGACAATACTAGAAAAAATCAGCGTCCAACTATCTTTAAGTAATTTTTTGGCATAATTAAAGTTATATCGCCATTTTTTGATAATATGACCCTGTAAGCGATATGCAAACACTAGTCCAACGGCTCCAAACCCAAGTTCAATTGACCAAATTCCAGCAAACATAATCAGAGGTGCTTGGGTTTGAATTAGGAATATTTTACCAATACTACTTAAAGCAAATGCTATCCCTCTAGCAAAAACTGTATATTTTGATTGTTGCTGAGATTGAAAGAAAAAATCAATTGTATCAAATGCTTGAAAAAGCGTGCCGATAGCTATAACTCCTACTAATAAACGAATAGAAATATCTCCAGGACGGAGTAGACCAATTCCATAAATTGTCAGTGTTAAAGTAACGAGACCGCCAATAAATTTGAGAATAAATGCAGTACCAAGAACTTGATTTTTATCCTGGGGGTCGCGGATAATATTGCGAATTGCAATTTGATCTAGTCCCAAGGTTGAGAGTGGAGTCAACATGGAAACGAAAGCTATCGCATAGTTATAGATACCAAACTTTTCTGGGCCTAAATAACGAGCCACCCAAAGTCCTACAAATAATCCCACACCCATTCTCAACATTTTATCTGCTAATAACCAAGCGGTGTTACCAGCAAATTTATATAAATTAGGACTTAATTTTGAGCTAATTGTAGATATTGTTTTTAACATTGTAAATAAACTTAGGGCTTGTAAATTTTGAATTTGATGGTTTTATTTTTACCAAGGCTTTGTAGAAATAATTTTTGGTTCCTATTCATAAATAGTTATTTTCTAAAATAACTAAAAATCTCATTTATATAACTCAACTTTTGGGCATTCTTGCTATTTACTTGATTATTTATTATGTGTTCACTAATATCGTTGGACTTTAAATCGACTGAAAAAGGATTCAAATAGTAGGAATATTTATCTGATTTAGTTTCCCAATTAAGACCATTTATAACAAGACCTAAAATATTTGATTTTGATTGATCTAAATATTTTTCAACAGTAGTAGCACTATTAATATCTATTATTCCTGGTCTTGCTACTAACAAAAGCCCATCTGTCATTTTTCCTAAAGTCAAAGCTTCAACACCTATTACTAATGGAGGGGCATCTATAATTACAAAATCATAATTTTGATAAAAATCTTCAATCAAGGAAACCATCCGTTTGGAATCAACTAGAGATAAAGGATTAAAAGGAATATCCCCGCTAGTCAATACATCTAAATTATCTATTCCTCGTTGTACAGCTGCCTCAAATTCTATTTGATCGACAATCACATCACTCAATCCGACTGTATTAGTGATATTCCATATCTGATGTTGCAATGGATGACGCATATTAGCATCTACTAATAAAACTTTACGACCTAATTGTGCGATCGCTGCTGCTAAATTTGCCGAAACTGTAGATTTACCTTCTTTGGGAACCGTGCTGGTGACTACAATCGCTTTTAGGGGTGGTTCTGAACTCAGAAATTTGAGATTAGCCTGGAGGATGCGATATATCTCTGCTATTTGCTGACCCTGTTTATCTAAAACTGGTAAATGTGAAATCGGCCATTCCACATTTTTACCCAAAATAAGATTTTTCTTTTTTGTCCAAGCAGGAATACTTGCCAGCAATGTATATTTAAATATTTTTTGAATTTCCCTGGTAGTTTTAATAGATTGATCTTGGATTTCTAGAATTATTATCATAGCTATACCTAAGATAAATCCTAATATAATTCCTAATGCAATACTGATAATTTTTTTACTATTAGAAGGTTTTTCAGGAACTATTGCTGGTTCTATAATTCTAGCTTTACTGGTATTTTTATTTTCTGTGACTCGTGTTTCCTGTAAATTCTCTAAAAGAACTGCATATGTAGACTGAGCAGCTTTCAATTTTCGTTCTAGTTCTCGCTGATCTTGCTCTAATTTTGGCAAAGTATCTAATTGTTTTTTATAACTAGCTTTTGAGCTATATAAAGCTTCTAATTGTTTCATCATACCTAATTTTTGTGTTTCTATATTGAGAAAATCATAAGTAATTTTTTGTTTTAGTTCTCCTATCTGCAAATTATTGATATCAATATTATTGTTATTACCAATAACCTGGCTAATCCGCTCTTTTAATACAGTTTTTATTGCTAGTTTTTTGGCTTTTAAGCTAACAATTACTGGGGTTGAATCTAAATATCGGCTTTGCTCTACAGCTAACTGTTCTTCTAATTTTTGTAGTTCTTTCAGCACTTGCTGTACTCCAGGAGATTCGGTAAGTGCAATTAAATTCATGGCTTGCTGAGGCTCTAAGTCTAATTTGTTTCTAAGTTCAACTGATCTGGCATTTGCACTTGCTAAGTCAGATTGAATCATACTGATTCTTTGATCTAAACTTGCAATCACCTCTACTGCTTTTTTTCCTTCTTCTTCTAGTGAGATAATCTGGTTATTTTCTTTGAACTGGCGCAGAGCTACTTCTGCTTTCTGAACAGTACTTTCACTAGTAGGAAGTTGTTTAGCAATAAACTCTCTAGCTAAAGTTGCTTCTGACCTATTTGTGAGAATATTTTCCTTGATATAAATACTCATTAGGTTGTTAACTATTGCGGCTGCTTCCTTTGGATTGCTACTTTTGTAAGAGATTTGCAGTACATCTGTGCCAGGAATATTCTTCAGTTTTAGTTGTTTTTTCAGTACTCCAGGTTTGATAGTAACTCCAGTTTTATCTTTAATTTTTAGTGTATTAATAGTCTTCTGCAAAAGTGGGCTAGAAGTAATTACTTCTATTTCTGTGCTGATAGGGTCTTTTTTATCTACCTGGACTTCTTGTGTTTCTTTGCCAAATCCTATAAGTGAAGAGGTACGATCTACTTTGAAAAGTAGCTCACCTTGTACTTCATAACTTGGCTTTTGAAAGTTACCAATCAATGTGAAAAAGATCACGATTATGCTGAATAAGCTTGCGGCTGCGGGGAAGCGTCGTTTTAGAATCTGCCAATACTGCTCAAAGTCTATTTCTTCTGTGTAATTGTTAGAGTTCATAGTTTTAAATAAGCAGTTTTAATATGCTCCTTCTTTGTTCAATACTACACTCACTGTTTTTAACAAAATTTGAAAATCTAACCACAGTGACCAGTTTTCAATATAGGTAAGATCAAGGTTGAGGACTTGTTCAAAATCTAAAATATCGGAACGTCCTGACACTTGCCACAACCCGGTGACACCAGGTAATATTTCTTGGCGAATTAAGTGCCGTGCAGAAAATTTATTGACATCTCTAGTTGGTAAGGGACGAGGACCAACTAGACTCATTTCTCCAAGTACAACATTAAATAGTTGTGGTAATTCATCTAAGCTATAACGACGGAGGAATCTACCTATACGAGTAACTCTTGGATCATCTTTAATTTTGAAGAGTATTCCATCTTTGGTTTGATTTAAAGCTTCTAATTCTTTTTGCATTTTTTCGGCATCGTTTCTCATGGTGCGGAATTTCCAGACTTTAAATTCTTTTCCATGTAATCCTATACGAGTTTGTCGATAAAATGCTGAACCTGGAGAATCTAGTTTAATGGCTATGGCAATGGCTAGATAAATGGGAAAGGTAAAGATAAGAAATAAGCAAGCAAAACAAAAATCGAAAATTCTTTTTAACCAAAAGTCTTTACCTGTAATTGCG contains the following coding sequences:
- a CDS encoding polysaccharide biosynthesis tyrosine autokinase → MNSNNYTEEIDFEQYWQILKRRFPAAASLFSIIVIFFTLIGNFQKPSYEVQGELLFKVDRTSSLIGFGKETQEVQVDKKDPISTEIEVITSSPLLQKTINTLKIKDKTGVTIKPGVLKKQLKLKNIPGTDVLQISYKSSNPKEAAAIVNNLMSIYIKENILTNRSEATLAREFIAKQLPTSESTVQKAEVALRQFKENNQIISLEEEGKKAVEVIASLDQRISMIQSDLASANARSVELRNKLDLEPQQAMNLIALTESPGVQQVLKELQKLEEQLAVEQSRYLDSTPVIVSLKAKKLAIKTVLKERISQVIGNNNNIDINNLQIGELKQKITYDFLNIETQKLGMMKQLEALYSSKASYKKQLDTLPKLEQDQRELERKLKAAQSTYAVLLENLQETRVTENKNTSKARIIEPAIVPEKPSNSKKIISIALGIILGFILGIAMIIILEIQDQSIKTTREIQKIFKYTLLASIPAWTKKKNLILGKNVEWPISHLPVLDKQGQQIAEIYRILQANLKFLSSEPPLKAIVVTSTVPKEGKSTVSANLAAAIAQLGRKVLLVDANMRHPLQHQIWNITNTVGLSDVIVDQIEFEAAVQRGIDNLDVLTSGDIPFNPLSLVDSKRMVSLIEDFYQNYDFVIIDAPPLVIGVEALTLGKMTDGLLLVARPGIIDINSATTVEKYLDQSKSNILGLVINGLNWETKSDKYSYYLNPFSVDLKSNDISEHIINNQVNSKNAQKLSYINEIFSYFRK